In Manis pentadactyla isolate mManPen7 chromosome 3, mManPen7.hap1, whole genome shotgun sequence, a single window of DNA contains:
- the PROSER2 gene encoding proline and serine-rich protein 2 isoform X1, which yields MPAQQQNSDSSEMASDLSPDCGLSDLGRGDSLERSSSGSHSRSFTLDDESLKYLTHEEKDVIMFFEETIDSLEDDFEEQILCDSGVHCHFPWSLEESTSSHSEPEDVIDLVQPGPSVGGPKCPLDETEAAGAESVGKEDVPVSLCRKQGAESPLLPESPVPQTLPLPPAPAHPRKELPPASPPAEHPKLPRSVPTPLVIAQKISEKLAGREALLPTSPSKEGRPGEWRTLAPGDPGPGDHSLWHRHVAPPVPKVHRFPSNISVTNSAGKDFNKTISKAAVNVQERKARVLANINGVSFLSTRDMAGRALKGGPSEQRGIVGAEQGPRGPSGPAPGREAVPAPAEGRSGGRQSRAVQTEQALPLANGCPSIHDALRSQPGAFASAGKTVAFRPAAAPAGKLARQNASKSLDAPQQPDCGQDARRRAGSLPRAVGVRPQGVTVQFAGRGATEEARREALRKLGLLKENS from the exons GATGATGAGAGCCTGAAGTACCTCACACATGAGGAAAAGGATGTCATTATGTTTTTTGAAGAGACAATCGACTCCCTGGAAGATGACTTTGAGGAGCAGATCTTGTGTGACAGTGGGGTACACTGCCACTTTCCTTGGTCTCTGGAAGAGAGCACTTCCAGTCATTCTGAGCCAGAAGATGTCATCGATTTAGTGCAGCCGGGACCTTCAGTGGGGGGCCCCAAGTGCCCTCTGGATGAGACTGAAGCAGCAG GGGCTGAGTCTGTTGGAAAGGAAGACGTTCCTGTCTCCTTGTGCAGGAAGCAAGGTGCTGAGAGTCCTCTGCTGCCAGAATCCCCGGTTCCACAGACCCTGCCGCTGCCTCcggccccagcccaccccaggaaAGAGTTGCCCCCTGCTTCTCCTCCCGCAGAGCACCCGAAACTGCCTCGGTCGGTCCCTACCCCACTCGTCATTGCCCAGAAGATATCTGAGAAGTTGGCGGGACGCGAAGCGCTGTTGCCCACGTCGCCCTCTAAGGAGGGCCGGCCTGGGGAATGGAGGACGCTGGCTCCGGGGGATCCCGGGCCGGGAGACCACTCCCTGTGGCACAGACACGTGGCCCCGCCAGTGCCCAAGGTCCACCGCTTCCCGAGCAACATCAGCGTGACCAACAGCGCGGGGAAGGACTTCAACAAGACCATCTCCAAGGCGGCCGTCAACGTGCAGGAGCGCAAAGCCCGCGTCTTGGCCAACATTAACGGGGTCTCTTTCCTCTCCACGAGAGACATGGCAGGCCGCGCCCTGAAGGGCGGCCCCTCGGAGCAGAGGGGCATTGTCGGTGCGGAGCAGGGGCCGCGTGGCCCCAGCGGGCCAGCCCCGGGTCGGGAGGCGGTGCCCGCGCCCGCCGAGGGGCGCAGTGGCGGTCGGCAGTCCCGGGCGGTGCAGACGGAGCAGGCCCTGCCGCTGGCCAACGGCTGCCCGAGCATCCACGACGCCCTGAGGAGCCAGCCCGGGGCCTTCGCCTCCGCCGGGAAAACTGTCGCCTTCCGGCCGGCAGCGGCCCCCGCGGGGAAACTCGCGCGCCAGAACGCCAGCAAGAGCCTGGACGCGCCGCAGCAGCCCGACTGCGGCCAGGACGCGCGCAGGCGGGCGGGCTCGCTCCCCAGGGCGGTGGGCGTGCGGCCCCAGGGCGTCACCGTCCAGTTCGCGGGCCGCGGCGCCACCGAGGAAGCCCGCAGGGAGGCCCTGCGCAAGCTCGGCCTCCTGAAGGAGAACTCGTGA
- the PROSER2 gene encoding proline and serine-rich protein 2 isoform X2 — protein sequence MFFEETIDSLEDDFEEQILCDSGVHCHFPWSLEESTSSHSEPEDVIDLVQPGPSVGGPKCPLDETEAAGAESVGKEDVPVSLCRKQGAESPLLPESPVPQTLPLPPAPAHPRKELPPASPPAEHPKLPRSVPTPLVIAQKISEKLAGREALLPTSPSKEGRPGEWRTLAPGDPGPGDHSLWHRHVAPPVPKVHRFPSNISVTNSAGKDFNKTISKAAVNVQERKARVLANINGVSFLSTRDMAGRALKGGPSEQRGIVGAEQGPRGPSGPAPGREAVPAPAEGRSGGRQSRAVQTEQALPLANGCPSIHDALRSQPGAFASAGKTVAFRPAAAPAGKLARQNASKSLDAPQQPDCGQDARRRAGSLPRAVGVRPQGVTVQFAGRGATEEARREALRKLGLLKENS from the exons ATGTTTTTTGAAGAGACAATCGACTCCCTGGAAGATGACTTTGAGGAGCAGATCTTGTGTGACAGTGGGGTACACTGCCACTTTCCTTGGTCTCTGGAAGAGAGCACTTCCAGTCATTCTGAGCCAGAAGATGTCATCGATTTAGTGCAGCCGGGACCTTCAGTGGGGGGCCCCAAGTGCCCTCTGGATGAGACTGAAGCAGCAG GGGCTGAGTCTGTTGGAAAGGAAGACGTTCCTGTCTCCTTGTGCAGGAAGCAAGGTGCTGAGAGTCCTCTGCTGCCAGAATCCCCGGTTCCACAGACCCTGCCGCTGCCTCcggccccagcccaccccaggaaAGAGTTGCCCCCTGCTTCTCCTCCCGCAGAGCACCCGAAACTGCCTCGGTCGGTCCCTACCCCACTCGTCATTGCCCAGAAGATATCTGAGAAGTTGGCGGGACGCGAAGCGCTGTTGCCCACGTCGCCCTCTAAGGAGGGCCGGCCTGGGGAATGGAGGACGCTGGCTCCGGGGGATCCCGGGCCGGGAGACCACTCCCTGTGGCACAGACACGTGGCCCCGCCAGTGCCCAAGGTCCACCGCTTCCCGAGCAACATCAGCGTGACCAACAGCGCGGGGAAGGACTTCAACAAGACCATCTCCAAGGCGGCCGTCAACGTGCAGGAGCGCAAAGCCCGCGTCTTGGCCAACATTAACGGGGTCTCTTTCCTCTCCACGAGAGACATGGCAGGCCGCGCCCTGAAGGGCGGCCCCTCGGAGCAGAGGGGCATTGTCGGTGCGGAGCAGGGGCCGCGTGGCCCCAGCGGGCCAGCCCCGGGTCGGGAGGCGGTGCCCGCGCCCGCCGAGGGGCGCAGTGGCGGTCGGCAGTCCCGGGCGGTGCAGACGGAGCAGGCCCTGCCGCTGGCCAACGGCTGCCCGAGCATCCACGACGCCCTGAGGAGCCAGCCCGGGGCCTTCGCCTCCGCCGGGAAAACTGTCGCCTTCCGGCCGGCAGCGGCCCCCGCGGGGAAACTCGCGCGCCAGAACGCCAGCAAGAGCCTGGACGCGCCGCAGCAGCCCGACTGCGGCCAGGACGCGCGCAGGCGGGCGGGCTCGCTCCCCAGGGCGGTGGGCGTGCGGCCCCAGGGCGTCACCGTCCAGTTCGCGGGCCGCGGCGCCACCGAGGAAGCCCGCAGGGAGGCCCTGCGCAAGCTCGGCCTCCTGAAGGAGAACTCGTGA